One genomic segment of Pyruvatibacter mobilis includes these proteins:
- a CDS encoding MFS transporter, translated as MKVTTAQQWWYALPGLPLAALTLPVYVFVPTYYGELGVSLALIGTVLLAVRVLDAVSDPLIGYVSDRVHVPLLGGLGRRKPWLLVGMLPTLLALWMVFVPPDRPDAGYLLIWSTVLSIGWTLMLLPYNAWGAELAEDYDGRTDVTARREGFTVLGTLLATALPVLLGVWDGSTSAGLGDALHGLAIALLLLVPSTVLLALWRVPRERDRGHARIRLRDGLKVLRGNKAFTRLISAFLINGWANGLPASLFVLFVTHVLVAPEMVGPLLFAYFLSGVIAIPGWVALSRRFGKHRVWVGSMTLACVTFLWVPFLSAGDIWTFGLIVVLSGFAVGADLVLPAAIQADVVDVDTAETGEQRTGLYFALWSLATKLSLALAAGIAFPLLEFAGFRADLAPGADGNTPSSLFALSMLYAGLPVILKLPALVLMWNFPLSRDAQGELRKTIDTAADI; from the coding sequence ATGAAAGTCACCACAGCCCAGCAGTGGTGGTACGCCCTGCCGGGCCTGCCCCTCGCCGCCCTCACCCTGCCCGTCTACGTCTTCGTGCCCACCTATTACGGTGAGCTTGGCGTCTCGCTGGCGCTCATCGGCACCGTGCTGCTGGCGGTGCGGGTGCTTGACGCGGTCAGTGATCCCCTCATCGGCTATGTCAGCGACCGGGTGCATGTGCCGTTGCTCGGCGGCCTTGGCCGCCGCAAGCCATGGCTGCTCGTGGGCATGCTGCCCACGCTCCTTGCACTCTGGATGGTGTTCGTGCCGCCCGATCGTCCGGATGCGGGCTATCTCCTCATCTGGAGCACGGTTCTCTCCATCGGCTGGACCCTCATGCTGCTGCCCTACAATGCCTGGGGCGCCGAGCTGGCCGAGGACTATGACGGCCGCACCGACGTAACGGCCCGCCGGGAAGGCTTCACGGTGCTGGGCACCCTGCTGGCGACGGCCCTGCCCGTCTTGCTGGGTGTCTGGGACGGAAGCACGTCTGCGGGCCTGGGTGACGCGCTGCACGGCCTCGCAATCGCCCTGCTGCTCCTTGTGCCTTCAACGGTCCTTCTCGCCCTGTGGCGCGTGCCGCGCGAACGGGACAGAGGCCACGCCCGCATCCGCCTGCGTGATGGCTTGAAGGTGCTGCGCGGCAACAAGGCTTTCACGCGCCTAATCTCGGCGTTTCTCATCAACGGCTGGGCCAACGGCCTGCCTGCCTCGCTCTTTGTCCTGTTCGTCACCCACGTGCTTGTGGCGCCGGAGATGGTGGGGCCGCTGCTCTTCGCCTATTTCCTGTCCGGCGTCATCGCCATCCCCGGCTGGGTTGCCCTGTCGCGGCGGTTCGGCAAACACCGGGTCTGGGTCGGTTCCATGACCCTCGCCTGCGTCACCTTCCTATGGGTTCCGTTCCTTAGCGCTGGCGACATCTGGACCTTCGGCCTCATCGTGGTTCTGTCGGGTTTTGCCGTTGGGGCTGACCTCGTCCTGCCCGCCGCCATCCAGGCAGATGTCGTGGATGTGGATACGGCGGAAACCGGCGAGCAACGGACAGGCCTCTATTTCGCCCTGTGGAGCCTCGCCACCAAGCTGTCTTTGGCCCTTGCGGCCGGAATTGCGTTCCCGCTGCTCGAATTTGCCGGGTTCCGGGCTGATCTGGCCCCCGGCGCGGATGGCAACACTCCGTCGAGTTTATTCGCACTTTCAATGCTTTATGCCGGTTTGCCGGTGATCCTGAAGCTGCCCGCGCTCGTACTTATGTGGAATTTCCCATTGAGCCGGGATGCTCAGGGAGAGCTGCGCAAGACCATCGACACTGCGGCAGATATCTGA
- a CDS encoding cryptochrome/photolyase family protein, producing MSKDRVIFWFRQDLRIADNPALSAAAGTEKEVICLYILDDETPGEWAMGGAGCWFLHHALDSLDKDLKGLGSKLVLRAGNATEVLPDFADEISATAVFWNRLYEPYAIKRDKALKACLRERDIEVESSNASLLFEPWTVETKSGGPYRVFSPFWRACMRDCPSPDEPIKAPKSLKTPKQHPRTEKLDDWGLLPTKPDWAKGFAEIWTPGEQGAKDRLAWFLDEAAADYKDKRDRPGVRATSGLSPHLHFGDIGPRQIYHAARAQAEKQDGTAKSIEKFIAELGWREFSHHLLYHFPSLPTDNYQEKFDDFPWRDNDDDLKRWQEGQTGYPMVDAGMRELWQTGWMHNRVRMIVASFLVKHLMIHWRHGETWFWDTLVDADLANNSASWQWVAGSGADAAPYFRIFNPITQGEKFDPDGDYVRRYVPELANLPNKYLFSPWTAPDDVLKEAGVTLGQDYPEPIVDHSAARDRALGGYDDIKKAS from the coding sequence GTGAGCAAGGATCGCGTCATCTTCTGGTTCCGGCAGGATCTCCGCATCGCGGACAATCCCGCGCTCAGCGCGGCTGCCGGGACGGAAAAAGAGGTCATCTGCCTCTACATCCTGGATGACGAGACGCCCGGAGAGTGGGCCATGGGCGGCGCCGGCTGCTGGTTCCTCCACCACGCCCTCGACAGCCTCGACAAGGACCTCAAGGGCCTGGGCTCCAAGCTAGTCCTCCGCGCAGGCAATGCGACAGAAGTGCTGCCCGATTTTGCCGATGAGATCAGCGCCACCGCGGTTTTCTGGAACCGCCTTTATGAACCCTATGCCATCAAGCGTGATAAGGCCCTCAAGGCCTGTCTGCGCGAGCGGGACATCGAAGTAGAAAGCTCCAATGCGAGCCTCCTGTTCGAGCCGTGGACGGTGGAAACCAAGTCCGGCGGCCCGTACCGCGTGTTCTCCCCCTTCTGGCGTGCCTGCATGCGTGATTGTCCGTCCCCGGACGAGCCCATAAAGGCGCCAAAGTCGCTCAAAACACCCAAGCAGCATCCACGGACAGAGAAGCTGGATGACTGGGGATTGCTCCCCACCAAGCCTGACTGGGCAAAGGGCTTTGCTGAGATCTGGACACCCGGTGAGCAGGGCGCGAAGGACCGGCTGGCATGGTTCCTCGACGAGGCCGCTGCCGACTACAAGGACAAGCGCGATCGCCCCGGTGTCAGAGCGACATCCGGTCTGTCCCCGCATTTGCATTTCGGCGACATCGGGCCGCGCCAGATCTATCACGCGGCGCGCGCGCAGGCCGAGAAGCAGGACGGAACGGCCAAGAGCATCGAGAAATTCATCGCCGAGCTCGGCTGGCGGGAGTTCTCCCATCACTTGCTCTATCACTTCCCCAGCCTGCCGACGGACAACTACCAGGAAAAGTTCGATGACTTCCCCTGGCGTGACAATGACGATGACCTGAAGCGCTGGCAGGAGGGCCAGACGGGCTATCCCATGGTCGACGCGGGCATGCGCGAACTCTGGCAGACCGGCTGGATGCACAACCGTGTGCGGATGATCGTGGCATCCTTTCTCGTGAAGCACCTTATGATCCACTGGCGCCATGGAGAGACCTGGTTCTGGGACACCCTGGTCGATGCCGACCTCGCCAACAATTCCGCAAGCTGGCAGTGGGTGGCAGGGTCCGGTGCCGATGCCGCGCCTTATTTCCGCATCTTCAATCCCATCACCCAGGGCGAGAAGTTCGATCCCGACGGAGACTATGTCCGCCGGTATGTGCCGGAGCTGGCGAACCTTCCCAACAAATATTTGTTCTCCCCATGGACAGCGCCCGATGACGTTCTGAAGGAGGCAGGTGTCACCCTCGGCCAGGACTACCCCGAACCCATCGTTGACCATTCCGCCGCCCGCGACCGGGCACTCGGCGGCTATGACGACATCAAGAAGGCCAGCTAG
- a CDS encoding SDR family oxidoreductase produces the protein MSEAPVTVLVTGASGYIAQHIILQLLAKGYRVRGTIRSLDKAPALKALLAAHDPAANDIELFAANLSSDDGWDDAVAGCDFVQHVASPIPPELPKNPDELIVPARDGALRMLRASKKAGVRRVVLTSSVAAVAYGYRRLPKLLTEADWSNPDYLADNTAYTRSKTIAEKAAWDYVNGDGQGLELATVNPGAVLGPVLSGDFSASVELLTQLLGGKLPATPRLGFPIVDVRDVAAAHVAAMENPDAAGERFIAANEYMWFGDIADVLRDAFPAYRKKLPTRKMPSFLVRFLAMVNPPLKQILPELDKQRLVSNEKAQRVLGVTFRPARESILDGAQTLIDHKVV, from the coding sequence ATGTCCGAAGCACCCGTTACTGTCCTCGTCACCGGGGCATCCGGTTACATTGCCCAGCACATCATCCTGCAGCTGCTCGCCAAGGGCTACAGGGTGCGGGGCACCATCCGCTCGCTGGACAAGGCGCCAGCGCTGAAGGCCCTGCTGGCTGCGCATGATCCGGCTGCCAATGACATCGAGCTGTTCGCTGCCAATCTGTCGTCCGATGACGGCTGGGATGACGCGGTTGCCGGCTGCGACTTCGTCCAGCATGTGGCGTCGCCCATTCCGCCGGAGCTGCCGAAAAACCCGGACGAACTGATCGTCCCGGCCCGAGACGGCGCGCTGCGCATGCTGCGGGCCTCGAAGAAGGCGGGCGTGCGGCGCGTGGTGCTGACGTCATCCGTTGCGGCCGTGGCCTATGGATACCGGCGCCTGCCGAAACTGCTGACGGAAGCCGACTGGTCGAACCCGGACTATCTGGCTGACAACACGGCCTATACCCGCTCCAAAACGATCGCGGAGAAGGCTGCGTGGGATTACGTCAACGGAGACGGGCAGGGGCTTGAACTCGCCACGGTGAACCCCGGTGCCGTGCTTGGGCCGGTTTTGAGCGGGGATTTCTCTGCATCAGTTGAACTGCTGACGCAGCTTCTGGGCGGCAAGCTTCCGGCGACGCCACGGCTGGGCTTTCCCATTGTCGATGTGCGGGACGTGGCGGCAGCGCATGTGGCGGCGATGGAAAATCCCGACGCAGCCGGGGAACGGTTTATCGCTGCCAATGAATATATGTGGTTCGGCGACATAGCCGATGTGTTGCGCGACGCCTTCCCCGCCTATCGCAAGAAGCTCCCTACACGGAAGATGCCGAGCTTCCTTGTGCGCTTCCTGGCAATGGTGAACCCGCCGCTGAAACAGATCCTGCCGGAACTGGACAAGCAGCGGCTGGTTTCAAACGAGAAGGCGCAGCGGGTGCTTGGGGTCACGTTCCGCCCGGCGCGCGAGAGCATTCTTGATGGGGCGCAGACGCTGATCGACCACAAGGTCGTCTGA
- a CDS encoding NAD(P)/FAD-dependent oxidoreductase — protein MKIAIAGTGISANAAAYTLCREHEVTVYEKNSRIGGHSNTVTVDYDGVEIPVDTGFIVYNELNYPKMTKLFAELGVETEASDMSFAVSTMDGRFEWSGQSVRSVFAQRRNLFSPGFLFMLREIFRFNKIAREDLAAGMAETVSLGDYLRERNFSSRFMRDYLLPMGAAIWSTPASEMMRFPARSFLDFFRNHRLIDHDRPQWRTVTGGSQSYVKKLTAPFADRIRLGTGIAGVTREGNGITVTDTNGQREHFDHLVIGAHSDEALAMLADPSDAEREILGAIRYTPNEVYLHRDPSLMPRRRRTWSAWNYLSPGRLDRGDALSVTYWMNKLQNIDERYPLFVTLNPARPPRPELTFAHITYDHPMFDTAALKAQTEIDTIQGTNNTWYCGAWCGYGFHEDGLSSGLKAAEMLQQAARFTSAKPGLLPFVEAAE, from the coding sequence ATGAAAATCGCCATTGCAGGAACCGGCATCTCGGCCAACGCGGCGGCCTATACGCTGTGCCGCGAGCACGAGGTGACTGTCTATGAAAAGAACAGCCGCATCGGCGGGCACTCCAACACGGTCACCGTTGATTACGATGGCGTTGAGATCCCCGTGGACACGGGCTTCATCGTCTATAACGAGCTCAACTACCCGAAGATGACAAAGCTGTTTGCGGAGCTCGGCGTTGAGACCGAGGCCAGCGACATGAGCTTTGCCGTCTCCACCATGGACGGCCGGTTTGAGTGGTCGGGCCAGTCCGTGCGCAGCGTCTTCGCCCAGCGCCGCAACCTGTTCAGCCCGGGCTTCCTGTTCATGCTGCGTGAGATCTTCCGCTTCAACAAGATCGCGCGTGAGGATCTCGCTGCTGGCATGGCGGAAACAGTCTCGCTCGGCGACTATCTCCGTGAGCGGAACTTCTCCAGCCGCTTCATGCGCGACTATCTGCTGCCCATGGGCGCGGCCATCTGGTCCACGCCCGCCAGCGAGATGATGCGTTTCCCTGCGCGTAGCTTTCTCGACTTCTTCCGCAATCACCGCCTGATTGATCATGACCGCCCCCAATGGCGCACAGTGACCGGCGGGTCGCAAAGCTACGTCAAGAAGCTGACGGCTCCTTTCGCAGACCGGATACGCCTTGGTACAGGCATTGCCGGCGTCACCCGTGAAGGCAACGGTATCACGGTGACCGACACCAATGGCCAGCGGGAGCATTTCGATCACCTCGTCATCGGCGCCCACTCAGATGAAGCTCTGGCGATGCTTGCCGACCCGTCTGACGCTGAACGTGAAATCCTCGGCGCGATCCGCTACACGCCGAACGAGGTCTACCTGCACCGGGATCCTTCCCTGATGCCGCGCCGCCGCCGTACGTGGTCGGCGTGGAACTATCTGTCACCAGGACGGTTGGACAGGGGCGATGCCCTGTCGGTGACATACTGGATGAACAAGCTGCAGAACATCGACGAGCGCTATCCGCTCTTCGTGACGCTCAACCCGGCCCGCCCGCCGCGTCCGGAGCTGACCTTCGCGCACATCACCTATGATCACCCGATGTTTGATACGGCCGCCCTCAAGGCGCAGACGGAGATCGACACCATCCAGGGCACCAACAATACCTGGTACTGCGGTGCATGGTGTGGCTATGGCTTCCATGAGGATGGCCTGTCGTCCGGCCTCAAGGCCGCTGAAATGCTGCAGCAGGCCGCCCGCTTCACAAGCGCCAAGCCTGGTCTGCTACCTTTCGTCGAGGCTGCCGAATGA
- a CDS encoding protein-L-isoaspartate O-methyltransferase family protein, which yields MLDFETARYNMLESQIRTNDVTDKAVQAAMMQTPREKFVPAGKRSVAYQDEDMLIHTSDEGAKRYLMEPRVFARLLQMADIRSDSLVLHVGAGLGYGPAVVSKLAETVVALECDAALAAAAGQNLSDVSADNVAVIEGALEAGCPEQAPFDVIIIEGAVPEIPAALKDQLKDGGRLVCVVGHGLAGKAHIVERSGSEASARAEFSAAVAPVPGFEKPQGFVF from the coding sequence ATGCTCGATTTCGAAACCGCGCGCTACAACATGCTCGAGAGCCAGATCCGCACCAATGACGTGACGGACAAGGCGGTTCAGGCAGCGATGATGCAGACGCCGCGGGAGAAGTTCGTGCCGGCGGGCAAGCGGTCGGTGGCCTACCAGGACGAGGACATGCTGATCCATACGTCCGACGAGGGTGCCAAGCGCTATTTGATGGAGCCGCGGGTCTTTGCCCGGCTGCTGCAGATGGCCGACATCCGCTCCGACTCGCTGGTGCTCCATGTGGGCGCCGGGCTGGGGTATGGCCCGGCTGTCGTGTCCAAGCTGGCGGAGACCGTGGTGGCGCTTGAATGCGATGCGGCCCTGGCGGCGGCGGCGGGCCAGAATCTCTCCGACGTCTCTGCCGACAATGTGGCGGTGATCGAAGGTGCGCTTGAAGCCGGCTGCCCCGAGCAGGCGCCCTTTGACGTGATCATCATCGAAGGCGCCGTACCGGAAATCCCCGCAGCCCTCAAGGATCAGCTGAAGGATGGCGGCCGTCTGGTCTGTGTCGTGGGACACGGGCTTGCAGGCAAGGCGCATATCGTCGAGCGGTCAGGCAGCGAGGCAAGTGCCCGCGCAGAGTTCAGCGCCGCGGTGGCGCCGGTGCCGGGCTTCGAAAAGCCCCAGGGTTTCGTCTTTTAA
- a CDS encoding DUF1365 domain-containing protein, producing the protein MSITEAPANGISAPPARLYFGRVMHARSRPRTHRFIYRVFSMLIDIDRVQEAGRRSRLFSIDRFNLFSFHRKDHGLRDGSSLRAHIVSLLTEAGISEPRHIRLLCYPRILGYVFNPLSVYYCYDARAHLTTLVYQVHNTFGDVHSYVAPVQAPERDGRIVRQTRDKNLHVSPFVGMAATYDFALDDPAERIAIHIRESDENGPFLLATFDGEARPFTTRSLATAFVIYPLMTVKVMAAIHFEALRLWLKGVPFFRSPGKPPALASADGPSGGPRGNAIDPAKAPATSYPDSSNAKAA; encoded by the coding sequence ATGAGCATTACCGAGGCCCCGGCAAACGGCATCAGCGCGCCCCCGGCGCGGCTCTATTTCGGCAGGGTCATGCACGCACGCTCCAGGCCCCGCACCCACCGCTTCATTTATCGCGTCTTCTCGATGCTCATCGATATCGACAGGGTGCAGGAAGCAGGCCGTCGCAGCCGCCTCTTCTCCATCGACCGGTTCAACCTTTTCAGCTTCCACCGCAAGGACCATGGCCTGCGCGACGGCTCATCGCTCCGCGCCCACATCGTCAGTCTGCTGACGGAGGCAGGAATTTCCGAGCCGCGTCACATCCGGCTCCTCTGTTATCCGCGCATCCTCGGATATGTGTTCAACCCGCTGTCCGTTTACTATTGCTACGACGCCCGGGCCCACCTGACGACTTTGGTCTACCAGGTGCACAACACCTTCGGGGACGTGCACAGCTACGTGGCGCCGGTACAGGCACCTGAACGAGATGGCCGCATTGTCCGCCAGACGCGCGACAAGAACCTCCACGTCTCCCCTTTCGTCGGCATGGCAGCCACCTACGACTTTGCTCTGGATGACCCGGCGGAGCGTATTGCCATTCACATCCGTGAAAGCGATGAGAACGGCCCTTTCCTGCTGGCAACCTTTGATGGCGAGGCGCGGCCCTTCACCACGCGCAGCCTCGCAACAGCGTTTGTCATCTATCCGCTGATGACCGTGAAAGTGATGGCCGCAATCCACTTTGAAGCCCTGCGCCTGTGGCTGAAGGGCGTGCCCTTCTTCCGCAGCCCCGGAAAACCGCCAGCCTTGGCCAGCGCCGACGGGCCCTCGGGCGGGCCGCGCGGCAACGCTATTGACCCGGCCAAGGCTCCTGCAACAAGCTATCCAGATAGCAGTAACGCCAAGGCAGCTTGA
- a CDS encoding ABC transporter substrate-binding protein → MMTHARLAAAATILTLFLSALAGPVPVRADTAASDAVCPLDRPVVLAGLDWDSARFHNAVAARILQDAYGCDTTAIAGATIPLTNGLARGDVDIMMEVWRNSLAEAWVKAAETGRVRDIGPNFPDAVQGWYVPRYVVEGPDAPAPDLKSVQDLANYTEVFRDREEPGKGRFYNCLAGWACEIVNTRKLEAYGLAGLYTNFKPGTGEALTAAVIAATRRKKPILFYHWTPSWLLGAIDAVKLEEPPFEPEAFDALRRPDAPLPKGVAYPVASVAIGVNSDFADAAPELISMLTAYETTSSLVAGALLAMEQDKLTAEEAADAFLKANAPLWQGWMPAPNAARLSAALGLN, encoded by the coding sequence ATGATGACTCACGCCCGCCTTGCCGCCGCTGCCACGATACTCACCCTGTTCCTGTCCGCGCTTGCCGGCCCGGTACCCGTCCGGGCAGACACAGCTGCAAGCGACGCTGTCTGCCCTCTCGACCGCCCGGTGGTGCTGGCAGGTCTTGATTGGGACTCAGCCCGTTTCCACAACGCCGTCGCCGCCCGCATCCTTCAAGATGCCTATGGCTGCGACACCACGGCGATTGCCGGCGCAACCATCCCGCTCACCAATGGCCTCGCGCGCGGTGACGTGGACATCATGATGGAGGTCTGGCGCAACAGCCTGGCAGAAGCCTGGGTCAAGGCCGCCGAGACGGGCCGCGTGCGCGACATCGGCCCGAACTTCCCGGACGCCGTTCAGGGCTGGTACGTGCCGCGCTACGTGGTTGAGGGGCCGGACGCCCCTGCCCCGGACCTCAAGAGCGTTCAGGATCTCGCAAACTACACCGAGGTGTTTCGCGACCGGGAAGAACCCGGCAAGGGGCGCTTCTACAATTGTCTGGCCGGCTGGGCGTGTGAAATCGTCAACACCCGCAAGCTTGAGGCCTATGGCCTCGCCGGGCTCTACACCAACTTCAAGCCCGGCACGGGCGAGGCCCTCACCGCAGCCGTCATTGCCGCCACACGCCGCAAGAAGCCCATTCTTTTCTATCACTGGACACCGTCCTGGCTTCTGGGTGCCATTGATGCCGTCAAGCTCGAAGAGCCGCCTTTCGAGCCTGAGGCCTTCGATGCCCTGCGGCGTCCTGATGCACCCCTGCCCAAAGGCGTCGCCTATCCTGTCGCCTCAGTTGCCATCGGCGTGAATTCCGATTTCGCAGATGCCGCCCCTGAGCTCATCAGCATGCTGACGGCCTATGAAACCACATCCAGTCTCGTGGCCGGTGCGCTGCTGGCGATGGAGCAGGACAAGCTCACTGCCGAAGAGGCAGCCGACGCCTTTCTCAAGGCCAATGCGCCGCTCTGGCAAGGCTGGATGCCTGCCCCGAACGCTGCGCGCCTGTCAGCTGCCCTCGGCCTCAACTAG
- a CDS encoding SAM-dependent methyltransferase, which yields MTQSVLSSGAVRNSSAPVQATPEVLDALSGVPRLVRMALRMLLGIESGSVTVTLPGGTALRFEGRRPGGHGELQLNNYSAVRRLLTGGGIGFAEAYIAGDVDSPDLARFLEVFARNRQMMMKALRMGMFDWVHRLYHKMRPNTRRGARRNIHAHYDLGNEFYGLWLDPTMTYSSAIFKEGMNDLASGQHEKYRALARSMDLRPEHHVLEIGCGWGGFAEYAATEIGCRVTGVTISEEQLKFARQRMARQGLSDRVEIRFQDYRDIPETYDRVASIEMFEAVGEAYWPTYFGKVRDVLKPGGKAALQIITIADHAFEDYRRSTDFIQRYIFPGGMLPSPTALRDQIAQAGLSFVGSREFGLDYGRTLRQWQERFAAAWPKIEPLGFDTRFRRLWHFYLAYCEAGFNSANTDVTQVTLARA from the coding sequence ATGACCCAGTCAGTTCTTTCAAGTGGTGCTGTGCGTAACAGCAGTGCCCCGGTTCAGGCGACACCGGAAGTTCTCGATGCCCTCAGCGGCGTGCCCCGCCTCGTGCGGATGGCGCTGCGCATGCTGCTCGGCATCGAAAGCGGCAGCGTCACCGTCACGCTCCCCGGCGGCACCGCCCTGCGTTTCGAAGGCCGCCGGCCCGGCGGTCATGGCGAACTCCAGCTCAACAATTACAGCGCCGTGCGCCGGCTTCTCACTGGCGGCGGCATAGGCTTCGCCGAAGCCTATATCGCCGGTGACGTGGATTCGCCGGACCTTGCCCGCTTCCTCGAAGTCTTTGCCCGAAACCGCCAGATGATGATGAAGGCGCTGCGCATGGGCATGTTCGACTGGGTGCACCGCCTCTATCACAAGATGCGGCCCAACACGCGCCGTGGGGCACGCCGCAACATCCATGCGCATTATGATCTCGGCAACGAGTTCTATGGCCTGTGGCTTGACCCGACCATGACCTACTCGTCCGCCATCTTCAAAGAGGGCATGAATGATCTGGCCTCGGGCCAGCATGAAAAGTATCGCGCCCTCGCCAGGTCCATGGATCTCCGGCCCGAGCACCATGTCCTGGAGATCGGCTGCGGATGGGGCGGCTTTGCGGAATACGCCGCGACCGAGATTGGCTGCCGCGTCACAGGCGTCACCATCTCCGAAGAGCAGCTCAAATTCGCCCGCCAGCGGATGGCGCGTCAGGGCCTCAGCGACCGTGTCGAAATCCGCTTCCAGGATTACCGCGACATCCCGGAAACCTATGACCGGGTGGCCTCTATTGAAATGTTCGAAGCCGTTGGCGAAGCCTATTGGCCGACCTATTTCGGCAAGGTCCGCGATGTGTTGAAACCAGGCGGCAAGGCCGCGCTGCAGATCATCACCATTGCGGATCACGCCTTCGAGGACTATCGCCGCTCAACAGATTTCATCCAGCGCTACATCTTCCCCGGCGGCATGCTGCCGTCGCCCACTGCCCTGCGCGACCAGATCGCCCAGGCAGGGCTCAGCTTTGTGGGCAGCCGGGAGTTCGGGCTCGATTACGGCCGGACCCTGCGTCAGTGGCAGGAGCGTTTTGCCGCCGCCTGGCCAAAGATCGAACCTCTGGGCTTCGACACCCGCTTCCGCCGTCTCTGGCACTTCTACCTCGCCTATTGCGAAGCCGGGTTCAATTCGGCCAACACGGATGTGACGCAGGTCACGCTGGCCCGCGCCTGA
- a CDS encoding ABC transporter permease, whose amino-acid sequence MFPDFGTPLRDWANAALDTLIIEHGDAFDAVSDALLWVFLQVEGPIRALPPWLVLAATALAAFGASRRLWPTLLAPAGLWFIGTLGVWDEAMQSFAIVLVSVIFCAIAGVPLGIAMAKSQRVRSAISPLLDLMQTIPSFVYLIPVAMLLGLGKVPAILATIIYALPPLARLTELGLRQIEPELLEAADAFGATAAQRLTSVELPLAVPSILQGINQTTMMALAMVVVASMIGAPGLGQTVLEGLQRADVGTGLIGGTAIVILAIVLDRITQAFGARKLASGQETAP is encoded by the coding sequence ATGTTTCCTGATTTCGGCACCCCCCTGCGCGACTGGGCCAATGCGGCGCTGGATACCCTGATCATAGAGCACGGTGATGCCTTCGATGCTGTCTCGGATGCCCTCCTCTGGGTGTTCCTGCAGGTGGAAGGCCCGATCCGCGCCCTGCCGCCCTGGCTGGTGCTGGCGGCCACGGCACTCGCAGCCTTCGGTGCCTCGCGCCGCCTGTGGCCCACCCTGCTGGCTCCTGCGGGCCTCTGGTTCATCGGCACGCTGGGGGTATGGGACGAAGCCATGCAGAGCTTCGCCATCGTGCTCGTCTCGGTCATCTTCTGCGCAATTGCCGGTGTGCCGCTCGGCATCGCCATGGCCAAGAGCCAACGCGTCCGGTCCGCCATCTCCCCCCTGCTCGACCTGATGCAGACCATCCCAAGCTTCGTCTATCTCATTCCCGTGGCCATGCTCCTGGGGCTCGGCAAGGTCCCGGCGATCCTCGCCACCATCATCTATGCCCTGCCGCCGCTGGCCCGCCTGACCGAACTCGGCCTGCGGCAAATCGAGCCTGAGCTGCTGGAGGCAGCCGACGCCTTTGGCGCCACCGCCGCCCAGCGTCTCACGAGCGTGGAACTGCCCCTCGCGGTCCCCAGCATTCTTCAGGGCATCAACCAGACGACCATGATGGCCCTGGCCATGGTCGTCGTCGCCTCCATGATCGGCGCACCCGGCCTCGGCCAGACGGTGCTGGAGGGCCTCCAGCGGGCCGATGTAGGAACGGGGCTGATTGGAGGCACGGCCATCGTCATCCTCGCCATCGTGCTCGACCGCATCACCCAGGCCTTCGGTGCGCGCAAGCTTGCCAGCGGTCAGGAGACAGCGCCGTGA
- a CDS encoding ATP-binding cassette domain-containing protein → MIRLSHVTHLFGDDIRQGLAAARQQAGRDRIRQTLDMTLALDDVSLDIPTGELFVVMGLSGSGKSTLIRLINGLIRPQIGRVDVDGTDVSGLSPRDLVRFRRNRIAMVFQSFGLFPHKTVGENAGFGLAIEGLGRAERDERARHWLTRVGLEAYVDAYPAELSGGMRQRVGLARALAVDAPILLMDEPFSALDPVTRNDLQGLVLELEAELQRTIVFVTHDFSEAERLAGRMAVLHEGRIAQTGTPAEIRTAPADAHVAAFVASAVA, encoded by the coding sequence GTGATCCGCCTGTCCCACGTAACCCACCTGTTCGGTGATGACATCCGTCAGGGCCTCGCCGCCGCCAGACAGCAGGCGGGCCGTGACCGTATTCGCCAGACCCTCGACATGACCCTGGCCCTGGACGATGTGTCGCTCGACATCCCAACCGGCGAACTCTTCGTGGTGATGGGCCTCTCCGGCTCCGGCAAATCGACGCTCATCCGCCTCATAAACGGCCTGATCCGTCCCCAGATCGGCCGTGTGGATGTGGATGGCACGGATGTGTCAGGCCTGTCGCCGCGCGACCTCGTCCGGTTCCGGCGCAACCGCATCGCCATGGTGTTTCAGTCTTTCGGCCTCTTCCCCCACAAGACGGTCGGAGAAAATGCGGGCTTCGGACTGGCGATCGAAGGTTTGGGCCGGGCCGAGCGGGATGAGCGTGCACGCCATTGGCTCACCCGGGTTGGGCTCGAAGCCTATGTGGACGCCTATCCGGCCGAACTCTCCGGCGGCATGCGCCAGCGCGTCGGTCTGGCCCGTGCGCTTGCCGTCGATGCCCCGATCCTGCTGATGGATGAACCTTTTTCCGCCCTTGATCCGGTCACCCGAAACGACCTCCAGGGCTTGGTCCTGGAGCTGGAAGCAGAGCTCCAGCGAACCATTGTCTTCGTGACTCACGACTTTTCCGAAGCGGAGCGCCTGGCGGGCCGCATGGCCGTGCTTCATGAGGGCCGAATTGCCCAGACAGGCACCCCGGCCGAAATCCGTACCGCCCCCGCCGATGCCCATGTCGCAGCCTTCGTCGCGTCCGCCGTTGCCTAG